One genomic segment of Impatiens glandulifera chromosome 6, dImpGla2.1, whole genome shotgun sequence includes these proteins:
- the LOC124941740 gene encoding 3-ketoacyl-CoA synthase 1 produces MASIEMDQERLTAEMAFKDDSSSIVIKIRRKLPDFLQSVKLKYVKLGLGYGYSCNLTTWIILLVTPILLLQLSCLYDRISSLCIGQTALLLDSTTGLAALAGLVMLMGLLWSQKPRSIYLVDFACYKPENDRKITVDSFVKMTENLGGFSDETVQFQSRISSRSGLGDETYLPKAITSDPPNLCLKEARLEAEAVMFGALDALFEKTGIKPEEIGILIVNCSLFCPTPSLSSMIVNHYKLRSDIKSYNLGGMGCSAGLISIDMAKDLLKANPNSYAVVVSTENITLNWYFGNDRSMLLCNCIFRMGGAAVLLSNKSSDKSRSKYSLIHTVRTHKGADPNSYNCVYQKEDDEGTVGVSLARELMAVAGDALKTNITTLGPLVLPFSEQLMFFITLMRKKLNSRSRTKKIKPYIPDFKLAFEHFCIHAGGRAVLDEIQKNLQLTEWHMEPSRMTLHRFGNTSSSSLWYELAYTEAKGRVSRGDRVWQIAFGSGFKCNSAVWRALRPIVSNELKGNPWDDSVHRYPVKVPTATS; encoded by the coding sequence ATGGCAAGTATAGAGATGGATCAAGAGAGACTAACCGCAGAGATGGCATTCAAGGATGATTCATCTTCCATTGTGATCAAAATCCGGAGGAAATTGCCAGACTTCTTGCAATCAGTCAAACTCAAGTATGTCAAACTTGGTCTTGGTTATGGCTACTCTTGTAACCTAACAACCTGGATCATACTTCTAGTCACACCCATCTTGCTGCTACAACTTTCCTGCTTATATGATCGAATATCAAGTTTATGTATTGGTCAGACAGCTCTCTTGTTGGATTCAACCACAGGCCTAGCTGCATTAGCAGGTTTGGTTATGTTGATGGGTCTTCTATGGTCTCAGAAGCCAAGATCAATCTACCTTGTAGATTTCGCCTGTTACAAGCCGGAAAACGACCGGAAAATAACCGTCGATTCATTCGTCAAGATGACGGAAAACCTAGGTGGATTCTCCGACGAAACGGTTCAGTTCCAGAGTAGAATCTCGTCAAGGTCTGGATTAGGTGATGAAACGTATCTTCCTAAAGCAATCACTTCAGATCCTCCAAATCTCTGTTTAAAGGAAGCACGATTGGAAGCGGAAGCCGTCATGTTCGGCGCACTCGATGCGTTGTTTGAGAAAACCGGAATTAAGCCAGAGGAAATCGGTATACTGATCGTGAATTGCAGTTTGTTCTGTCCTACTCCTTCGCTTTCATCCATGATCGTTAACCATTACAAACTGAGATCAGATATCAAGAGTTACAATCTCGGTGGTATGGGATGCAGTGCGGGATTAATCTCAATCGACATGGCGAAAGATTTACTAAAAGCAAACCCTAACTCATACGCAGTAGTAGTCAGCACCGAAAACATAACATTAAACTGGTATTTCGGTAATGACAGATCAATGCTACTATGTAATTGCATATTCAGAATGGGAGGTGCAGCAGTTCTACTATCAAACAAATCATCAGACAAATCCAGATCTAAATATTCACTAATCCATACAGTACGTACACATAAAGGCGCCGATCCAAACAGTTACAACTGCGTTTACCAAAAGGAAGACGATGAAGGTACAGTAGGTGTATCATTAGCACGTGAATTAATGGCGGTTGCAGGTGATGCATTAAAGACGAACATAACAACATTAGGACCACTAGTTCTACCATTTTCAGAACAATTAATGTTCTTCATAACATTAATGCGTAAGAAACTGAATAGCAGATCAAGAACAAAGAAGATTAAGCCATACATACCTGATTTCAAATTAGCTTTTGAACATTTCTGTATTCACGCCGGTGGACGAGCTGTTCTTGATGAAATCCAGAAGAATCTTCAATTGACGGAATGGCATATGGAACCGTCGAGAATGACTTTACATCGATTTGGTAATACTTCGAGTAGTTCGTTATGGTATGAGCTGGCGTACACGGAAGCTAAGGGTCGGGTTTCGAGAGGGGATCGGGTATGGCAAATTGCTTTTGGGTCGGGTTTTAAATGTAATAGTGCGGTTTGGCGGGCGTTAAGGCCGATTGTTTCGAATGAATTGAAAGGTAACCCGTGGGATGATTCGGTTCATAGGTACCCGGTTAAGGTTCCTACTGCCACgtcatag